The region AACTGTACCTCTGACAGCGTCAGAGAAAAGTTCCTGCAAGAAGCACGTAAGATGcaattttgtgtgtttgtcagtgtgtCTCACATCACATTAGCATTAAATGCATGATGATGCTATTACAGTCTTTTTTCCTTGCAGTGACAATGCGTCAGTTTGACCATCCTCACATTGTTAAGCTGATCGGCGTGATTACAGAGAACCCGGTGTGGATCATCATGGAGCTGTGTACTCTTGGAGAGGTAACCCTCATACTGTGTGTGTGGGATAATCTTGGTATTCGAGTTCTCTTGAGATGGCAAGAGCCATAAAAAGCTCAGTCTTGGTATGTCAGCATGGTTCATCTTTTAACAGTGCCTCTGTCATTTCCTccctttgttttctctctctgtcaacagtTGCGCTCGTTCCTTCAggtgaggaagtacagtcttgACCTGGCCACGCTCATCCTGTATGCTTACCAACTCAGCACAGCTCTGGCCTACCTGGAGAGCAAACGCTTTGTAcacaggtaaacacacacacatatgcttcTGTAGCCTGATTGAGGTGGGGGGGAGTGGAGGGCTCAGACTATTAGTGCCAACACCACAGATTATactgaaattgaattaaaaagGCATTTTCAACTACACGAACACCTGCTGAGACTACACACGGATCACAGCAGTAGGttttaagttttcttttttcctgctttttaaaaaaaaaattaaaaaaaatagggatATAGCAGCTCGCAACGTGTTGGTCTCTGCGGTGGACTGTGTGATGCTTGGAGACTTTGGTCTATCACGATACATGGAGGACAGCTCTTACTACAAAGGTAATGAAACAATAAAACGTTCAGTCGGATTTTAAGTATCCTTAGAGTTTCTGTGTAATTTCCACATTAACAGGTGTGTAAAAAGGCTCCTGTGAATTCTATAAAATGGGGAAACAAAGAAAGTGCAATGCTGACCTGAAACCAGCCAGTAGTCTTAGTTTAAATAACATTTAGCTGCCAGTGCGTTACCACCATCTACTGGTGACATCACGTTATatcagctgttctctgtgtTACCAACTCATTGCAGCCTTTTTGTTGAAACACTAActggtagggatgggtattgataagattttcacgattccgattccattttcgattctgtttaacgattcaattctttatcgattctcttatcgattctttttaaaaaaggagaacactaaggtcgattagcttagaactttgttttatatcttctctttgaacaagatagaaatttaggggtaacatggccttacaaacccagcagtgagatcttaagagatccagcctatggCTCTTCAATGTGGTGTCACAGGGACCCcggggaaaaaaattgtaaatgtaaaataataaaataaatattcttctgtagcaataacaaagtatgacataaattattctgtagcaattacacaagaatatccagtaatgtccctgcctacaattaaacacattcacttaccgaaaattgggggcatctgctgtggcaaatgggtgcaagcctttgaccacaaactcagTCACTGCTCGGTAACATTAGTCTATCCTGGcttgaaaggagacgctaccggtagactgcagcgagaactgccagcgagcgccagccagactctgtctctctcatcatggtcacctaaacgcacagtaatggcagataaggcagatcgcgctaacataatatgcactgttagttgattatttacctgccgcattaacgggagaggacgtgcaaacgttaccgctgctgctgggttgagattcacgagtccagagcggaattaaaaacacgacattcatttaaggtcatcgcgtgttttgtgagcaaatgcttttgcatattcgtagtgtttcctcccttaaatgaagtatctactttgcaagtattgcaagttgccctgttgtcatccgttcttgtaaagtataaccaaactttttagcgtttgagccgccatgtttcctgccaggtaaatgacgctccgcaacgtggtgacgtcattcagggtgactggaatcgataagggaatcgtttgcaaaaatggcaaacaattccaaggaattgaaacagtgggaaccggttctcaacaagaaccggttttcgatacccatccctactaacTGGTGATAAATTTTTCTATTCTCTGCCTTAGTGCttatctctgtgtctgtgtttgtgtctcagcTTCTAAAGGTAAACTTCCCATAAAGTGGATGGCTCCTGAATCTATCAATTTTAGGAGATTCACGTCTGCAAGTGACGTCTGGATGTTCggtgagttgtttttttctaatccaGCGCCACTGTGTGATGATGTGATTCATCACTGTAGGTGACTTTTGCGTGTCTGCGTCTCCCCCATAGGTGTATGCATGTGGGAGATCTTGATGTACGGCATCAAGCCCTTCCAGGGGGTGAAAAACAATGACGTGATTGGCAGGATAGAAAACGGGGAGCGCCTGGCGATGCCTCCTCAGTGTCCGCCCACCCTCTACAGTTTGATGACCAAATGTTGGTCATATGACCCCAGCAAGCGTCCGCGATTCACTGAACTCAAAACACAACTcaggtaaaaaataaacataaaaaaagtattaaaactattaataatttaaaaaaatggttaCATGCTTATTTAATTAATGAGGTAGTTTAAAGGTAGTTTTTAATAATTTGCTTTAGGTGTAAAACTTTGATGTTGTTGCCATAATAGAGATGGCCTCTGTCTCAATCTGACCCCAtggagtttttcttcttcttccttttcattAAGTTTAATTAGTACTAAAAACATGACATTGTTGGTTGTGATTTCTCTAAAAATCTTTGACTTTCAGTACATTGGTCAAGATGAAATAGTGCACTAAACCAAAAGAGTGCATGACCGCTCAATTCAATTTTCTCTCTGCCAATGTTTTAATTTCTGAAGCACGATACTGGAGGAAGAGAAGCTCCAGCAAGAAGAGAGACTCCGAATGGAAATGAGGAGACAAGTCACCGTTTCATGGGACCCAGATGAAGCACCACCTAAAGTAAGAATCAATGACTGTTTGTGCTCGATCTGCCTTTTTgaaatcatttgtttcccatccTCCCATACCCTTGTTATTTCTTGTATGTCTGTgcaagtctttgttgtggctgATTAACACAAATGGTTTTCTCCGTGTTTGTAGCCTAGCAGACCAGGTTACCCCAGTGAAGGCTTCGTCAGCAACTCCCCGCACAACCACTTCCCGGTAAACAGcacacagaagcacacagatCTTCATCAGTGAGGAACCTGTGCGTTCCTGTTCTGCCTTATTCAGATTCAGCTGTCCTGGGAAGCACTACAGAGATAGATAGTGAGCTAGATGCTGTAAGACCTAATGTGGACAATGACAGTCCATTAATATATAAACCACTCCTTGTTAATGACTGACATCTATGCAGTCTGATATACTCTGCCATTATCTTAAACTGTGGTGAGCATAGTTTCATTGCACCTGACGAAGGTCACTTTGACCCACATGACATTTTACATCATCTGTGAAAAGATGGTTGAAAAAATGGCTTTTTCCAagcatctgcacacagctgtacATGCCGTAAGCAGTTACACAATTCTGTTGTTTCAAAACTGTCCCCCCCAATTTGTGTTAGATATTTACAAAAAGctaaacaaaaatgaaagttgCTGCCAAGACAAATCTTTGGTCACGACTGAGCAAAAAAtgcaaaaggaaaacaattcaGTCACCAGTTTCAAAAACAAACCTGTAAATGATATTCTGTaacactaaaacaaaacaaaaaaatctgtaaGGTTGTACAAATCAGCTCTAAGCGTGAATGCTGTCATCACAATAAGGCCAACCCAATAAAGTCTGTGTTAAGTCTGGAGTAGCTCTGACTGTCAGGCACACACTGCTGCATGTGTCTGAGTCAAAGAGAGACATGCAAGGACAGAAAGAGTTTGAGTGCAGTTATTCTTCTCCTCATAAACCAGGCAGACAGCAGGCATTTCCTGTAGTGCTAAAAGCCGCGTACTCGTGGACAAACACACACGGGcgcgcgcacacaaacacacactaacaAATCAAAGCCACTCTTCAGCTCCTGGCAGCAAGCTTTTCTTTGGTCCTTATAAGGAGTGCGTAATTCAAACTGCCATTTAAGCCTAACTTGATAACATCGGACTTTAGATTAGCATCTGTATATTTCTGCATGCATTGCACACTAGACTGAGGTTTAAAGTGCATTTGAAGAGATTTTAACACTTTCTGAATCCATTTGCATGCCCGTCAGTGAAATAGTTACTGGCTTTGGTAGTGGTTTTTCATAAGTATTCATTGATTTCCTAGTGTTATTCTTATGTCGGTAGATTTCTGATTGTTTTGCCATCATCTGACTGGTTTAGAGCGTCTTTAAAAGCAGACTTTTTGTGAAAACGTAGACGTGGAAAGTTGAATGATAATCAAAGttttctcttctgctattttattATCTGTGAATCCTTCGTCTTTTATGTCTTTGAGTCCCCATTTTCTCATTATTTCTTTCTATTGACGTCATTCTCTTTCCTACCAACACTGTTTTAGAGATAAAACTCTTAAATCTTCTAGTAACATAGAGCCAGATGTTGCAAAAGAGGAAGAACTTTACACTGCTTGTTTGTTCATAAATatttttgattgttttctttgtctgattttcttttccactttcaatctgtcctcctccagcaaTCAGCCCATGGTGGTGTAGGTGGAGGAGTTGGAGGCAGCTATCCTCCTACTGATTCCTGGAATCCGCACAGACCTGAACATACTGCACCATGGAGCCCGAATATGGAGGTGTGCACCCACAAATGCATTTGACACAGAACTTTCACCAGTCAAACATGAATTTGTGTAACATCTCAGCCACTCACTGAACCCACTGTCGTAACTGTTTGTtgaatttttgcctcatatcaaacacagaaaacacatagtggttaaagcagttatgacctGCATATGTGTTCTGTTTGGTTGCCAGGCGAAGCTAAAATTAAATCTCAAgatttgtatctgtgtgtttgtgtgtgtgtaatttactTTTCGTTTTAGGCAACCTGAGCTGGTTACAGCACAGTAGTGCGGGACATGCACTTGAatttttctgcagtttcttttcCAAGCAGACCAAACAAAGTGCTTCGTGCTAAGGAATCGTGTAACGGCATTTAAGAAATGTTGAACTACTGTCTTTCAAGCATTTTTATCAAACTATGAACAGTCATGTATGGGGGAAATAAGAGGTTTTGACAGGACTCTTGAtgtaaaatgttaaagttcatgacagtacaattagaaaaaaaggATTATTTGGAAGGATTTCCAGGAAAAAGCCTATTCTCTTTAAAAAGAAGATAGCAGTATGACTTGCATCTGAACAGTCCATACTtatggaacaatgtcctttagaCAGCCTAAAGTGGATGTTATGTTTCAAAGTTATGTTTGGGCCATAATTCATCgaacatttcttctttttttttttttttttttttttttttttttagcagttaCAGGATCTGGGCAACTTGCCGAACTCCtctgtaaaacaaagtattCTGTGAGGCTACCTGTCCATCATTAAACCGGACAATAATCCCAAGCACAACAGCAAATCTTTGTAAGAAAGGACGAAAAACAAAAGTTCCAATGCCCAAGTCAATGTCCAGACTTTGAAATTTGAAATGAtgtggtgggaccttaagagagctgtgaatAAACAAATTCCCGTAAAGCCCAATGAACTGAGGAAAGTCGTACAGAAAATGCTTATTATAAGTTATTGCAGCTAAAGCaggttctacaagctactgaataaTGGGGTGTGCTTAGTTTTTCCACAGGACTGACTAATTATAATCATTAAATCACGATAAGCAAGATTTATTCCTTCACTGCTACGTCTTGATAACAAGGCGCACCTAAggacctttttttcctctctctctctctctttctacagGACATTGGGTGTGTAGGTCAGGCTCTGATGGAGGAAAGgctgatgatgcagcagcaacaGATGGAGGATGACCAGCGGTGGTTGGAGCAGGAGGAGAGCTTCATGGTAATTAAATTATACAGACTCATAGTGGCTGCATTTAAATATTCCCTCCTATTTTAGCTTTCTACATTGCcactagtgttttttttttctttgtcacatCCATAGTGAAAATTATGaatccaaagcaaaataaaCTGGGGTAAGCAGGGCTTCAGTTGCCCCTTAAGTCAGCTAACCAAACCAGCATTATTTGTCTCTTTTCAGTATTAACATATGTGGCTTATTTAtactttaaaaagcaaacaaaagacacaaataaattcaattccattttatttatatagcacctaaTCACAACAAGAGTTGCCTcagggcactttatattgtaaggtaagactacaataatacaaagaaaacagagaaatccCCAACAAGCCGCTATTAGCAagtgctttggtgacagtgggaaggaaaaacctgCAGCAGCATCAGGGACAAGGAGGGGCGGCCAGCTCCCATGACCAGTTGGGGGTGAGCGACTGAAGAGAGGAcaaaaacatgctgtggaatagagccagagatgaataataactaataattaaatgcagagcggtgtataaacacagagtgaaaaaggtaactgaagaagaaacactcaatgcatcatgggaatctctAAACTAAGGAAGAAATCAAGGTCACCTGATTCAACCCTGACTATATggtttatcaaaaaggaaagttttaagccttaTCTTAAAAGTAGCAACAGtatctgtctcccgaatccaaactggaagctggttccacagaagaggggcctgacaGCTGAagactctgcctcccattctacttttaaatcctCTAGGAatcacaagtaagcctgcagtcagAGAGTGGAGAGCTCTAATGGGCTGATAcggtactataaggtcattaagataagatgggaccTGAGTATtcacctgattattcaagaccttgtgaagagcatgtgaggagcaggattttaaatttaattctgatttaacagggagccaatgaagagatgCCAGCATAGGAGATATCTGCTCTCTTCCTTGTcactgtcagtactcttgctgcagatAAAATAAAGGCATATTTTACAACAGCAAATCATTTTGATTGCGAAATGGaacaaaaatccaaataaataCTTTATGAAGATGTAAATATAAAATTAGTGAGAGATTTTTTCCCACTTGGTAAACCCTCTTCGTGTCCACTGTTGTTGCCAGACGAGCTGCAGAATGTCTTTTTCAGATCTTTGAACTGGCTCAGTTGTGCATGCTTGATTTATCTCATCAGACACTGAGAAATCCCCAAAAAGGAGCCAAAATACTGCTTTTGCAAAACAAGTCtgtttttctcctctgctcagGTCAGATTGTTTCTCTGCTTGTCTCGATGGCCTGTTTTTCAATTTTAAGACAAATGTTGGAGAGCTGAAAGGCAGTGAAAAAAATCAAGCATGAGTAATGAGCGCTGGGGAGTTGCTGGGTCGGCCTGTCATGTTTAACATGATTTCCTGTTCTACTGCTTCATAGACCAGGAAATCTGTCAGGGCAGATATGACGGGCTGAATGACTGATATCTTGTTTGTTAGCTGACACcaggggtgggttttttttgttttgttttttgttttttttctggataCTTTATATACCTCGCTGCACAAACCTTGAGGACCTTGGACCCCTGGGGAAATTAACACCCAGATTAATGGCAAAGGGGGCGGACCTGAGGGGCACCTTTTAACCTTTCATTTTATGACTTGTTTCTCACTCATGTAATTAGTGGACAGGTTTGGATGTACCACCTGAATCACAGCCACCTCAAACATTTTTTCAATAAAAGCTTTAACAGCCACGTTTTCGAAATCTCATAAAGAGGGACTGACTGGCACTCACTACCCAGAGCATGGATGTAAAAACCAAAATTGCTCCCTACAGATTCTCTGCTGAGCTGAAGCTAATCTGATAGTATCTTGGTtccagcagctgaaaatgtaaCAATAGACATAGATTTAATCGCAAGGTAGTGTGCTTTAAAATCAATAGTGCTGTAGATTAAAACCCACTGTCCACAGGATTTGTGTCAGCTGCAGGGTCAGTCAGTGAGCAGGTAGTATTACAAAGCCTGTTTGAAGTCTAGTTAAATTAATATTCTGACGTGTATGCCGCTGTGACCCTGCCAGGAATGCGATAAAAAACGTTCACATGATATTCTCAGCAGATTAATAGTAGTGAAACTGTTATAAATTTCACATTAAAACCAAATGTGTGTTTGAGCTCTTTAGAAGTGCCTCGTgctatctgtttttctttcttgggAGCTGACCTTCATAATATTTGCTGGTGCAGATTGAAATCCATTTTTAAACCTAGTCTTTTGCAGGTGTAGTTTAAATGCTTGCCTCTAATTAGCAACACATTCCTGCACAGAGTGCATGTGATCAGTGATGTGTTGACTTCTGGTCTAAAGTCTGAGTGAACCTTAATCTCCAGTGGCAGCTGTTGTGGCCGTTACTCCTGCCTAAAATCATTCTTGAACCATGTTCAGCTGGAGAAGTCAAGTGAAAGCTGCTGTCGTACGTTTGAAAGAAGCAAGTGGAATTTTTGCTGTGAGGGAAAACGAGCGCTGGATTCGGGATATGCAGGCTAACTTAATGTAGAATATGTGCTGGAAAATTACAGAAGTAATAAAAGAGCTTAAGGCAAAACAGGCAAGTAAATTTGATGTGTGAGTTCAGGCTCATCAGGAGAGTGGAAGAAGGGAaagagaaaagcaaagagaggaggacagagggagggagaaaggaagTGGGATTGGCAAGAGCGAGGGAGAGGGAGGAATGAACGAGGAGTCGCCCGTCAGAAAGAAGGAGCGAGAGAAACAGGAGGAGATCCAGAGAGATGGAAAGagtgggagggagaaaaagagaggaCAGTGAGGCAGTTGGATCTTTTTCTCTTTAGGATTTAGTCTCTGTGCCCAGCAGAGCTTTTCTTCCTCTGGAAAAACTTTTTCTCCTGCCTTTTCCTTCTCATCCAGTCGCCTCTGACTCaggttttctctctgtcttttgcAAACTTCTGCATTTCTTTGTGCTGTCTACCGTCAGTTTCTCTATGACTTGAGCTGCTCCATCTTTTATCGCCCCTTCTATTAAACTTTCGATCCTTACACCCGCCCTTCTTTCGATGGCCTCCACTCTCTGCATTCCTCCGCCTGACTTCATCAACCTATATTCTCCCAGGATGCATCTCTTCAAGGCGTGCTTCACCAAAACGGTACTGGAACAGAAAGCGAGGGGATGCTGGAACTATTCAGTCGTGTAGTGATCTCTTTGTGAGCAGGGCTGGTTTTTTTTGATTGTCGCTgctaatattttaattttgcaaAATCAGTTTTGCTTTTAAATTGTGATGCTTGGTTAGGAAATGAAATGATTTTGCAGCAGTTTTTATgaattacaaataaaatgttacatattttattcttttgctGCAATGCCTGGTACAATGTGCATATATTTctgtataaaatatatatatttatggcttttATATTTAATCCTTTCTAATCcattgtatgtctgtgtctcccTGCAGAAGGCGGAGTCCAGAAACAGCAGAGGGAGCGTCGACAGGGAGGACGGCACACTACAAGCACCGGTcagtctatgtgtgtgtgtgtgtgtgtgtgtgtgtgtgtgctttgacattttaaaattgGATTCACTTGTGGTTTCGTTGAGCTGTGGAGCATGGTTGGACAAATGCTTGTGGTGCTAAGAAAAACGTAATAGAGAGGTAGCAGAGAGATGATtataaaaaaagggggaaaagcaGAGAAAAGCTCAAAGAAAGAGAACCAGAGTGAGGCAGAGGGGAACGCGTTCAGACAAACGGAGAGGAAATGCAGACGGC is a window of Maylandia zebra isolate NMK-2024a linkage group LG22, Mzebra_GT3a, whole genome shotgun sequence DNA encoding:
- the ptk2aa gene encoding protein tyrosine kinase 2aa isoform X12 — protein: MPSTRDYEIQRDRIELGRCIGEGQFGDVHQGVYNCPDKASLAVAIKTCKNCTSDSVREKFLQEALTMRQFDHPHIVKLIGVITENPVWIIMELCTLGELRSFLQVRKYSLDLATLILYAYQLSTALAYLESKRFVHRDIAARNVLVSAVDCVMLGDFGLSRYMEDSSYYKASKGKLPIKWMAPESINFRRFTSASDVWMFGVCMWEILMYGIKPFQGVKNNDVIGRIENGERLAMPPQCPPTLYSLMTKCWSYDPSKRPRFTELKTQLSTILEEEKLQQEERLRMEMRRQVTVSWDPDEAPPKPSRPGYPSEGFVSNSPHNHFPQSAHGGVGGGVGGSYPPTDSWNPHRPEHTAPWSPNMEDIGCVGQALMEERLMMQQQQMEDDQRWLEQEESFMKAESRNSRGSVDREDGTLQAPGGSQHIYQPVGKPEPVAPPKKPPRPGAPANLTNLPSLCPVESYNDGVKLQPQEISPPPTANLDRSNDKVYENVTGLVKAVIEMSNRIQPAAPEEYVPMVKEVGLALRTLLATVDETIPVLPASTHREIEMAQKLLNSDLAELIAKMKLAQQYVMTSLQKDYKKQMLMAAHALAVDAKNLLDVIDQSRLKMINQTRPH
- the ptk2aa gene encoding protein tyrosine kinase 2aa isoform X11 codes for the protein MPSMSYGVVEARDYEIQRDRIELGRCIGEGQFGDVHQGVYNCPDKASLAVAIKTCKNCTSDSVREKFLQEALTMRQFDHPHIVKLIGVITENPVWIIMELCTLGELRSFLQVRKYSLDLATLILYAYQLSTALAYLESKRFVHRDIAARNVLVSAVDCVMLGDFGLSRYMEDSSYYKASKGKLPIKWMAPESINFRRFTSASDVWMFGVCMWEILMYGIKPFQGVKNNDVIGRIENGERLAMPPQCPPTLYSLMTKCWSYDPSKRPRFTELKTQLSTILEEEKLQQEERLRMEMRRQVTVSWDPDEAPPKPSRPGYPSEGFVSNSPHNHFPQSAHGGVGGGVGGSYPPTDSWNPHRPEHTAPWSPNMEDIGCVGQALMEERLMMQQQQMEDDQRWLEQEESFMKAESRNSRGSVDREDGTLQAPGGSQHIYQPVGKPEPVAPPKKPPRPGAPANLTNLPSLCPVESYNDGVKLQPQEISPPPTANLDRSNDKVYENVTGLVKAVIEMSNRIQPAAPEEYVPMVKEVGLALRTLLATVDETIPVLPASTHREIEMAQKLLNSDLAELIAKMKLAQQYVMTSLQKDYKKQMLMAAHALAVDAKNLLDVIDQSRLKMINQTRPH